The nucleotide sequence TATGAGCTTTATAATCATATCTTATGTACGAATAAATTACTACACGTATGATACAGGATATCAAGGCATGAGTAATGTGTTTGCAGCAAATAAAGGCTATTTTGTAACTTTCATATATGTGTTTACTATATTGTTATGCTTTATTATTTTTTCAAGTATTATTTTTTGCAAAACTTCCTTTGACATACGTTCAGTTAAGAGACTATATTATAAAATGTTTATAATTGGAATTACTCAAAATGAATTCAAAAGATTTATTAGACTTAAACTTTTTATTATATTTTTTAAACCTCTTATTCTTAGTTTATTTATGAGCGTAGTGTATATTGAGATTTCTAATCTAAAGTTTAATTTCTCCTTTGGAACTGCATTTATATATTTGGTATATTTTATTTCACTCTTAATAGGGTATTTTGGCGCAGAAAAAAAATATAAAAAAGAAGTATTTAATAGTAAGGGGATGGCTATATAGTAAGAGAAGCATCCCCTTACTATTATAATTTAACGGATTGTATGAATCTCCTTAATCTAATCATTCCTTCCTTTAAATCCTTCATGGAAGCAGCGTAGGAAATTCTTATATAACCTTCACCATAATGAGAAAAGGCACTTCCTGGAACTACGGCCAAATGTTCTTTTTCTAAAAGTTTAAGAGAAAAGTTTAATGAGGTCATATTAAATTTTTTTATTGATGGGAAGATATAAAAAGCTCCTTCAGGTTTAACAACATCAAAATCCATAGAAACCAGTTCTTTGTATATGAAATCCCTTCTTTTAATGTATTCTTTTTTCATATATTCTGAGTCATTAAAGCCGTTTGTAAGAGCCTCTAAAGCAGCATATTGGCTTATAGAGCAAGAACAAGTAGAACCGTATTGATGGAGTTTAAATATTTCAGAAGTTAGATATTCTGGAGCAAAAATAAAGCCTATTCTCCAACCTGTCATTGAATGGGATTTTGATACACCATTTAATAGAATTGTTTTATTTCTCATGTCTTCAAAACCAGCTATTGAAAAGTGCCTTTTTTTAAAAGTCAATTCGCTGTAAATCTCATCAGATATTACGAATATGTCTTTATTTTTTAGCAAATTCACTATTTCAGTTAAAGCATTTTTGTCCATTGCACTTCCTGTAGGGTTGCAAGGATAACATAAAATTAAACACTTGGTTTTTGGAGTTAAGTATTTTTCTAGTATTTCTGCATTTAGAATGAAATTATTAGAGGAGGTATCCATATATACTGGCTTTGCACCACAAAAATTTATTACGGGCTCGTAACCAACATAGATTGGAGCAGGAAGAAGAACTTCATCATCTTTTTCAAGTATAGTTCTAAGAGATATGTCAATTGCTTCTGTAGCACCATTTGTAACAATGATTTCTTTATCAGAATTATAATTAAGATTATATTTTTTGTTTATAAAATTGCTGGCAGCTTTTCTTAGTTCACAAATACCTGAATTTGCAGTATAGGAAGTATGATTATTATCAATAGCTTTTTTGGCTGATAATTTTATGTGTTCAGGGGTTGTGAAATCAGGTTGTCCAACAGTAAGATTAATTGCATCACTATATTTTAAGGCTGCATCAGAAATTTCTCTAATAGGCGATAATTCAATTTTTTTTACTAATGGATTAATTGTACAACTCATTTTTAGGACTCTCCTTAAATTTATTTAAATGTGCTAAGCAAATAAATATAGTGTAAAAGACCACTAACAGGAAGTAGTTGTAATCATTGTATCCAAATTCGTATAATGTAATTTTACATTTATATAATAATGAAGTCAAGAAAAATGTCTAAAATTACTGCGATAAAATGCTATATTGTTAATTAATAATACCATTTTTTAAGATAATATCAAAAAAACGCAATACATATTTATGCAAAATACCAATGAGTTAATGATTATAAAATTTACTTAATATTTAAATAGACTATTATTAATAACACTATGTTAAAAATAATGAAATGCTAAAAAATACTTCAACAAAAATACATTTTAGTATAAAAAAGTATTGATAAATTAATAAAACAGTACCAGATGGTAAAAAATATAAAGCAAATTAAAAAAACATATTGTAAATCAAAAGAAAAAGTGATAACATATCAACAAAATTATTAATATAATATTATTAAAGTATTAAAATAAGTGTGCTAAACTAAAAAAATAATTAATAAATAAGGAACGTAGTTAATAAATAAATATTCGTATAAATATTAAATAGTATTGTATACAAATACAAATACAGTGTTTTGTTAGGAGTGTTGAGTATGGAAAGAAACTTTAGTGCTAGTCCTATAATGGAAAGAAATTTTGTTGTTAATTCTACAGGAGTTTTAAAAAAGGTATTACTTTGCAGACCAGATTATATTGAAATTGAACCAATAGATGAGATATCAAAATCATGGTATGAAAAAGAATATGAGATAAATAAAGAGGAATGTATTAAAGAACATGAGGAGTTAGTACAAGCGTATCAGCAAAATGGAATTGAGGTAATATTAATTGATGGAAAGCCTAAATTAAAAAATCAAGTATTTTCAAGAGATTTTGGAGCAACTATAAAAGAGGGATATATACTTGGAAATTTTAAAGAGACTGTAAGAAAAGAAGAAACAAAAGAATATGAGGATAAATTAAAAGAACTTGAAATTCCATGTGTAGCTAAGTGTGAAAAGGGAGTATTTGAAGGAGGAGATTTTTGGTTTCTAGATGACAAAACTATTGCCATTGGAACTGTGGACAGGACTAATTTAGAGGGGATAGAAGAGATTAGGCGTCAGATAGAACGGTTTGGATATGAGGTTATAGCTGCTAGAGCAGAAAAAGGTAATTTACATCTCGACATGTGTTTTAATGTTGTTGCAGAAAGGTTAGCAGTAGCATGCGTGGAAGTTTTATCTCAGGATTTCCTTAGAGTTTTAAAGGAAAAGAAATTTCAATTAATAGATGTTCCTAAAGAAGGGATAGCTAAACATTATTGTAATATTGAAGCTTTAGGAAATAATAAGGTTATGTCTTTTTACAATAATAAAAAAGTAAATGAAAAGCTTGAAGCTTATGGTATAGAAGTTATAAAAATAAGTTTAAATGAGTTATTAAAAAGTGGTGGAGGAATACACTGCATGACATTTCCTATAATAAGAGAATAGCTTAAAAAGGAGGGAAAAGAATGGATTTTAATACATTGGATAAGGTAATACCAGTATTACTACGGGGAACACTTGTAACAATAAAGCTTACCTTCATGGCAATAATTTTTGGATGCATAATAGCTCTTTTAGTAGCAATCTTAAAGGTATCAGCTAATAAGTTTCTAAATGCAGTAGGAGGATTTTATACATGGATATTTAGGGGGACCCCACTCCTACTACAATTATATGTATTCTACTATGGGCTTCCAGCGTTAAATATAAATATAAGTGCAACTCAGGCTGCAATATTAGGCCTTAGTCTAAATTCGGGAGCTTATATAGCAGAGATAATAAGAGGAGGAATAATTGCTATAGATAAGGGACAGTTTGAGGCGTCAAAAGCGTTAGGATTCCCGGAAGGGCCCACCAATGAGGAAGGTTATATTTGCCTCAAGCTGTTAGAGGTCATTAACCCCCCAATGGGAAATGAGTTTATAGCACTTATAAAAGATACATCATTAGTTTCAGTAATAACGATGGAGGAACTTTTAAGAAAAGCTCAGCTTTTGGTTTCGTCTTCAGGTGATGCAGTTACACCATATGTTATAACAGGAGTATTTTATCTTGTACTTACAACAGTATTTACATTTTTATTTTCACGTATCGAGAAAAAATTATCTTTGTATTAGGAGGTGATATTATGTCAATGATAGAGACCTGTGGATTAACAAAAGTATTTGGAAAGCTTACAGTATTTAAAGATTTGAACATAAAGGTAAAAAGAGGAGAGGTGCTTGTTATAATAGGACCTTCAGGTTCTGGCAAAAGTACTTTTTTAAGATGTATTAATCATTTAGAAATTCCAGAGAAGGGAAGTGTTGTAATAGAGGGAGAAAAAATAGATAGTAAAAATAAGAAGACTTATAAAGGAATAATAGAAAAGATGGGAATGGTGTTTCAAGGATTTAATCTTTTTCCTCATATGACTGTGCTAGAAAATGTTATGGAGGCACCAATAACAGTAAAAAAAGAAGCTAAAGCTGTGGTAAAAAAGAGAGCGGAAGAATTGATAGATAAAGTTGGACTTATTGATAAGTGTAATGTATATCCTTCAAAGCTTTCAGGAGGTCAAAAACAAAGAGTAGCAATAGCAAGAGCTCTTTGCATGCAGCCAGATATAATGCTCTTTGATGAACCAACTTCTGCACTTGATCCAGAGCTTGTTGGAGAAGTTTTGAACGTAATGAAAGATCTTGCAAGAGAGGGAATGACTATGGTTGTGGTTACACACGAGATGGGATTTGCAAGAGAGGTTTCCGATAGGGTTATATTCATGGATGGAGGAAAAATCGTAGAAGAAGGAAAGCCAGAGGATATATTTAATAATCCTAAAGAAGAGAGAACAAGGGCTTTTTTGAACAAAATTCTTTAAATTTCGAGGTTAATATGATAGCATAATTGTTATAAGTATTATTGCATAAAAATACAATCTTGAAGCAGAGGGGAATAGTATGAGTAAGTTACCAGAGATAGGGACAAAGATTTCGCTAACAGATAAAGCTTATGAAATAATCAAAGATGCTATTATGACTAATATTTTTAAACCAGGTGAACTTTTAATTGAAGAAAAATTAGCAGAACAGCTTGCAATAAGTAGAACTCCACTTAGAGCTGCTCTAAGAAAATTAGCGTATGACCATTTGGTTGAAATAAATTCATCTAGAAATGTAATTGTAGCAAACATAGGTCAAAAGGATGTTGAAGAAATAACTGTTGTTAGAGAGGTTTTAGAGCCTTTAGCAGTAAAAGAGTTAGAGAATAATATAGGGGAAGATGAACTTAAAAAGCTTGAAGAAATACTTTGTAGGCAGAAGAAAGCAGTTTTGGAAGATAACTATGAAGAACTTATTAAAATGGAATATGAATTTCATGTGGCTATAGGAGAGCTAACGCATAATAAGTGGCTACATGGAATGCTTAAGGATATAAATACTATTGTACAAAGATATCTTATATTATCAGGAAGCTTAAATAAGTATAAAGAAGTTGCAATTAAGGAGCACGAAGTAATAATTTCTGAAATAAGACAAGGAAATTATGATAAAGCGGTGGAAAGTATGAAGTGTCATATATCAAATGTATCAAGTAGAATGCTTAAATAAATTAATGAATATAAATATGAAGTGGAGGGTAAGAATAAAAGGACAAAATAGATTTGTTTGAATAAATATTCGTATATTTTGCATAAAAATGCTTGATTAAATTAAAAAGCTTTTGTATAATATAACTATGTTGTGAGGAAATTATGTTTAAAATAATATGAATAAAAATTCAAAGAGGTGTTTGGTTGATGAAAAAATCGGTTAAAAAGATAATGGCAGTAATATTAACAGCAGTAATCGGCGTGGGACTTCTAGCAGGATGTTCAAGTACAGGAAGTTCAAGTAACGATGAATCACTCAGTAAAGTGAAAAAGGCTGGAGTTCTTAAAGTTGGACTTTCAGATGATTATCCACCAATGGAATTTAGAGATAGCAATAATAAAGTATCGGGTTTTGATATAGATATGATAAATGCTATAGGAAAAAAGATGGGAGTAAAGGTTCAAATAGTTACTAACTCCTTTGATGGAATATTTGTAGCACTTAAAGCGAAAAAATTTGATATGGTTC is from Clostridium acetobutylicum ATCC 824 and encodes:
- a CDS encoding amino acid ABC transporter permease yields the protein MDFNTLDKVIPVLLRGTLVTIKLTFMAIIFGCIIALLVAILKVSANKFLNAVGGFYTWIFRGTPLLLQLYVFYYGLPALNINISATQAAILGLSLNSGAYIAEIIRGGIIAIDKGQFEASKALGFPEGPTNEEGYICLKLLEVINPPMGNEFIALIKDTSLVSVITMEELLRKAQLLVSSSGDAVTPYVITGVFYLVLTTVFTFLFSRIEKKLSLY
- a CDS encoding GntR family transcriptional regulator, with the translated sequence MSKLPEIGTKISLTDKAYEIIKDAIMTNIFKPGELLIEEKLAEQLAISRTPLRAALRKLAYDHLVEINSSRNVIVANIGQKDVEEITVVREVLEPLAVKELENNIGEDELKKLEEILCRQKKAVLEDNYEELIKMEYEFHVAIGELTHNKWLHGMLKDINTIVQRYLILSGSLNKYKEVAIKEHEVIISEIRQGNYDKAVESMKCHISNVSSRMLK
- a CDS encoding dimethylarginine dimethylaminohydrolase family protein, with protein sequence MERNFSASPIMERNFVVNSTGVLKKVLLCRPDYIEIEPIDEISKSWYEKEYEINKEECIKEHEELVQAYQQNGIEVILIDGKPKLKNQVFSRDFGATIKEGYILGNFKETVRKEETKEYEDKLKELEIPCVAKCEKGVFEGGDFWFLDDKTIAIGTVDRTNLEGIEEIRRQIERFGYEVIAARAEKGNLHLDMCFNVVAERLAVACVEVLSQDFLRVLKEKKFQLIDVPKEGIAKHYCNIEALGNNKVMSFYNNKKVNEKLEAYGIEVIKISLNELLKSGGGIHCMTFPIIRE
- a CDS encoding amino acid ABC transporter ATP-binding protein encodes the protein MSMIETCGLTKVFGKLTVFKDLNIKVKRGEVLVIIGPSGSGKSTFLRCINHLEIPEKGSVVIEGEKIDSKNKKTYKGIIEKMGMVFQGFNLFPHMTVLENVMEAPITVKKEAKAVVKKRAEELIDKVGLIDKCNVYPSKLSGGQKQRVAIARALCMQPDIMLFDEPTSALDPELVGEVLNVMKDLAREGMTMVVVTHEMGFAREVSDRVIFMDGGKIVEEGKPEDIFNNPKEERTRAFLNKIL
- a CDS encoding aminotransferase A, which translates into the protein MSCTINPLVKKIELSPIREISDAALKYSDAINLTVGQPDFTTPEHIKLSAKKAIDNNHTSYTANSGICELRKAASNFINKKYNLNYNSDKEIIVTNGATEAIDISLRTILEKDDEVLLPAPIYVGYEPVINFCGAKPVYMDTSSNNFILNAEILEKYLTPKTKCLILCYPCNPTGSAMDKNALTEIVNLLKNKDIFVISDEIYSELTFKKRHFSIAGFEDMRNKTILLNGVSKSHSMTGWRIGFIFAPEYLTSEIFKLHQYGSTCSCSISQYAALEALTNGFNDSEYMKKEYIKRRDFIYKELVSMDFDVVKPEGAFYIFPSIKKFNMTSLNFSLKLLEKEHLAVVPGSAFSHYGEGYIRISYAASMKDLKEGMIRLRRFIQSVKL